Proteins from a single region of Litoribacterium kuwaitense:
- the rbsD gene encoding D-ribose pyranase codes for MKRHGLLNSHIAKVLADIGHTDSIVVADAGLPIPAQVQKIDLSLRKGVPSFLDVVSLLKEELVVERVTAATEVEVNIMMHQGLRQLFGDLEYVSHEALKAQLKHAKAVIRTGEVTPYANCILHAGVTF; via the coding sequence ATGAAACGACATGGTCTATTAAATAGTCATATTGCAAAAGTCCTTGCAGATATAGGGCATACCGATTCAATTGTTGTTGCCGATGCTGGACTGCCCATTCCAGCCCAAGTGCAAAAGATCGATTTGTCATTACGCAAGGGTGTACCATCGTTTCTCGATGTCGTTAGCCTGCTTAAAGAAGAGTTGGTCGTTGAAAGGGTCACCGCCGCAACAGAGGTTGAGGTGAACATCATGATGCATCAAGGGCTTAGACAGCTTTTTGGTGACTTAGAGTACGTCTCACATGAAGCATTAAAAGCACAACTGAAGCACGCGAAAGCGGTGATACGTACAGGCGAGGTCACACCGTATGCGAATTGTATTCTTCACGCTGGCGTCACTTTTTAA
- the rbsK gene encoding ribokinase: protein MKKPKIAVIGSASMDLVVTAARHPHIGETVLGESFETVPGGKGANQAVAASRLGADVYMIGRVGADAYGEEIVRNLQTEGVHTEYVEPVTHKKSGIAYIILAEGDNSIVVVKGANDEVTTDYVKASLPLLQECDLVMMQQEVPEETIIETSRLCTTIGVPLLLNPAPAREIPHTVVEQAAYLTPNEHEASILFGGLPKSKVLEKYANKLFITEGASGVRFNDGHEEIVVPTYSTNVVDTTGAGDTFNAAFGTAISEGKDIKESLRFANRAASISVTGFGAQGGMPTRAEVEKRLAE, encoded by the coding sequence ATGAAAAAACCAAAAATAGCTGTCATTGGCAGTGCTTCAATGGATTTAGTTGTCACAGCAGCAAGACATCCGCACATTGGAGAGACTGTTCTCGGAGAATCCTTCGAGACAGTGCCAGGCGGTAAAGGAGCCAACCAAGCTGTCGCAGCCTCAAGACTAGGGGCTGACGTTTATATGATTGGACGCGTCGGTGCTGATGCTTACGGTGAAGAGATCGTTCGTAATCTGCAAACAGAAGGCGTCCATACAGAATATGTGGAACCCGTTACACACAAAAAAAGTGGCATCGCATATATTATTTTGGCGGAAGGTGACAATAGTATTGTCGTCGTTAAAGGGGCTAATGATGAGGTTACTACTGATTATGTGAAAGCATCACTGCCACTGTTGCAGGAATGCGACCTCGTTATGATGCAGCAAGAAGTGCCGGAAGAAACAATCATAGAAACGTCTCGACTCTGCACTACGATTGGCGTGCCGTTGCTATTAAACCCAGCCCCTGCTAGAGAAATTCCACATACGGTTGTTGAGCAGGCAGCTTATTTAACACCGAATGAACACGAGGCAAGCATACTGTTTGGTGGACTGCCAAAATCAAAGGTGTTAGAAAAGTACGCGAATAAACTGTTTATTACAGAAGGAGCATCAGGTGTTAGATTTAATGATGGGCATGAGGAGATTGTTGTGCCAACATACTCCACAAATGTCGTTGACACAACCGGAGCGGGCGATACATTCAATGCCGCTTTTGGGACAGCGATTTCTGAAGGAAAAGACATTAAAGAGAGTCTTCGTTTTGCTAATCGTGCTGCTTCCATATCAGTCACTGGATTTGGTGCTCAAGGCGGGATGCCGACAAGAGCCGAAGTGGAAAAGAGGCTAGCAGAATGA